Genomic window (Deltaproteobacteria bacterium):
CGTCAACGCGGGATTGACTTCAATGTATTCAAATAGTCTGCCTGCCGTTGATCTCAAGAAAGGAAAGACGCCTTTCTTTATACATAGCCAAGGATGAGGCGGGCATTAGATTTCTCCCATGCGCAGCGCACATCAACAGGAGGATAATGGACAGAAAGAATATCATAACAAATGGTTGTACTGTTAAGGGAGTAGCATCATTTTTGTCTTAATAACTCTTTTCATCAAATTACAAATATTAAAAAGAGGAGGGATGACCAATGTACAAAAGAAACCCGTTATTGGGAGCAGGCTGTCTGTTTATTATCGCTTCACTTCTGGTTTTTACTGGTGGAGGAGCGAATCTAGAGGCAGCTTCGCCACAGGTTGAAGGGACCTTTATCTTTGCTGAACCTAATGAGTATCCGGTCATTGACCCGCAAAAGAAGGGGTACGGAGGAAGTAGTTTTATTGTTTATGTTTTTCAAACACCTGTCAGTCCGAGCGGCCTTGACTCACATCTTTTAGGCGTTATTGCCAAATCCTGGGAAACCATTGATCCGCTGACCTGGAAGTTTAATCTGCGTAAAGGCATAAAGTTCCATAATGGAGACCTGCTCACTGCGGCTGATGTTCAATTCTCCGCTTACAGGCAGATGGGCAAGATTGATCCCAAGTTCCGCTCGACCAACACCGGCCTCTGGAAGAGGCTGATTAAAAATGTTGAGACGCCGGACGATTATACCGTTATTATCCATACCAACCAGCCTGACGCCTCGTTTTTGTCCATCATGCGCTGGTTATTCATTGTGCCTAAAAATTATATTGAAAAAATCGGCGACGACGCTTTCGGGAAAAAACCTGTGGGGACCGGTCCTTTTAAGATCACCAAACGCAAAATCGGGGAGTCACTGACCATGGAGGCCCACCTGGACTACTGGAACCAGTCGCCCGAACCCGGTTCAAAGGGACCGGCCAAGGTCAAGACCGTTATCTTGAGGTCCATTCCGCAGGAGCAGACCAGAATGGCCGCCCTGAAAACAGGCGAGATTCACGGGACCATGATCGCACCGGACTCGGCCGCGGCAGTGAGTGAAAACCCAGATATTCGGCTTTTCTATACCCACAAGAATGCGCCAAGATTTATCATGTTCAACTGGAGGCCTCCCCGGAAATCGAAGCGGGCGAGAAAAGCCAAAGCGCCGATTACTGAGAAACCCAACCCGTATATGGATATTCGTGTGCGAAGGGCCTTGAATTACGCCCTTGACGTTGAAGCCGTTATAAAAAATTATCTTACAGGCAAAGAACATAAAACCACACTCGTCGGTCGGGGAGGGATAGGATACAACCCGAACGTTCCTTTCTATGAATACAATCCGGAAAAAGCCAGGAAACTGCTGCTTGAGGCTGGCTATCCCAATGGTTTTAAAACAAAGTTTTACGTCTCTTCAGACCCTCAGCCCTATGTTGAAGCCATGCTACAACAATGGAGAGACATTGGTATCCAAATCCAAAGAGTCCAGGTGTCCGGCCCGGTGGTTAAGAAAAAAATAATAAAAAAGACTCTGGATGGTATGGTCGGGTGGGGCGCCGGCTTTGGAGGTCATGACCCTGCCGCGACCTGGTTGCAGAATTGCGTTAGTTATAAAGGAACCTGGGCTGTCCACGGGAAAAATGAACAGGTCGAGACACTGGTCAAGAAGCAGGCGGCAGAATTTGACCAGGTCAAAAGAGGCCGGATCATTGATGAGATCATCCAGATACTGTGGCGGGACGCCTGGTTCGTGCCTTTGTGGGAATCGGTGCATATTCAAGCCATTAGAGCGGAATGGAACTATAAACAGATGCCAACCCAGCGGATCATTTACTTCTCCAGTTTATCCAAGAAAAGATAGGGTCGGCCGATGTCAGATTCCAGGACATTAATAAAATCGTGTTTGATCCTGGCTGTCGTGTTTAGCCTTGTCGTCAGCACGAGGATTGTGGGGCTATCTATGAATGATTCAGAAAGTGTTTTTTCCAAACCGATCAAGATTGAATCAGGGCTGATCACGGGTTTCGCCGCGGGTGAAAATAAAGCTGTTTATGTATTCAAAGGCATTCCTTATGCCGCGCCGCCGGTGGGAGACCTTCGCTGGAGAGAGCCTCAGCCGGTTGAGGCCTGGGAAGGTGTCCAGGCCTTTACCGAATTTGGCTTCAGCTGCCTTCAGCCCGAAATGCCAGAACCCTATGGCCGGGACTTTGGGGAGCAAAGTGAGGATTGCCTTTATCTCAATGTTTGGACAGGCGCTAAAAGTCAGGACGCTAAACTCCCGGTCATGGTCTGGATCCATGGCGGCGGCTTCTACATGGGTAGCGCCACAACAGACACATATGATGGTGAAGTCCTGGCCAGGGACGGCGTGGTGCTGGTGACCATAAATTATCGGCTCGGCCCGTTCGGCTTCCTGGCCCACCCCCTGTTGTCAAAGGAGTCGGAGCACAAGGTCTCGGGTAATTACGGTCTCCTGGACCAGATCGCGGCCCTCAAATGGGTAAAAAATAATATCGCCTCCTTTGGCGGGGACCCGGACCGGGTCACGATTTTTGGTGAATCGGGCGGAGCCAGAAGCGTCTGCTTTTTAATGGTCTCCCCTTTGGCCAAAGGACTCTTTCACCGGGGCATCGTTCAGAGCGGTTCGCTTTACCGGGCTATCGGTCATCTGACTGAATCCCGGGACGGCCTGCCGCCCATGGAAGAGGAAGGCCAGCGCCTGGCCAAGAAACTCGGCTGTAAAACCCTGGCTGATTTTAGAAAAAAACCCGCGATTGAAATCCTCGAAGCCGCTGAGCCCAAGACCGCGCCTTTACTTTCCCCACCCGCACCGGCTTCGACTTCAGATGATAACGGCCTTACGGCCGGACCGATCATTGACGGCTGGGTGATTCCAGACGATCCGGTCAAGCTTTACAGAAGCGGAAAGCAGCATGATGTCCCGTTGATTATTGGCTCGAACAAGGACGAGGCCAGCATATTCCTCAGGATGTTCAAGTCCAGGGCTGGAGGTTTGGCTCGATCGGTTAAATTCTTTTTCCCAAAACACCACCGGGAGGTCCTTCCGCTCTATGCTGAGTTTGGGGATAACGAGTTCCTTGCAGCCTTAAACAGGTTCATGACAGACGCCGTCTGGACCAGAGCGGCTCGGGCCACGGCCCGGGATATGGCCCAGGTTAAATCCAAGGTCTATCTTTATTTTTTCACCCATCACCGGCCGACTTCACTTGGCCAGTTTGGTTCGTTCCACGGTATAGATATACGATACGCGTTCGGTCATGACCTGGAAGCCAATATTCCATTTACCGAGGAAGACCATATCCTGTCTAAAAAAATGCGCACCTACTGGACCAGGTTCGCGGCCACCGGTGATCCCAATGGGCCTGATCTGGCAAACTGGCCGCCTTACGACAAGGATACGGACCAGTGCCTCGAATTAGGAAGCGAGATAAGGGTGCTGACGCATCTTCGTAAAGAGGCCTGTGACCTCTTTGACAGGATTAACGAGCAGAGACGCAGTAAGTAAATCCTTTGTCTTTTTATCGAGGAGGGATCTTAAACCATAGAAAAAATTAATATATGCGGCCTGGCAAACTCACAAAGGCATCTTGTTGGAGATTTTTTTAAAGCGCAAGAAGTTTTATTTCTTTGTTGGTTATGGTTGACAAATAACAAAAACTATAGCAATTTTTTATCATCATTAGTAACAGAAGAGGAGGAAAGATCGATGAGGAAACTTTCGAGTGTTATTTGTGTTGCTTTGGTGTTGGCGCTGGGGATCATAGTGCTTCCAACCTTTTCCAATGCAGCGGAGTTTAAATATGCTGGTCCCCCAGCTTTTACGGTAACTTATCCCGATGGCAGCGCTAAAATCAAGACTGATGCACCGGAACAGGTTTTTGCGATGAAAATGCCGGATGGTGTAACAATTCAGGTTTCAGTGGCCGATATTCCGGAAGGCGTGGCCTTGAAAGATGCAGGCGAAGCCTATTCAAAAGGACTGGCTGAAAGTCAGAAAAGCGAAGTGGAAATCATTTCCAACGAAGAAATCGAGCTGGAAGATGGTACCAAGGCCTATTTCACTGAAATGGAGTGGATACATCAGGGGTCTACTCTTATCACCACCTTTGTAGTGTCCGTTTATAAGGATGGCAAATGGGTTTATACAGCCGCGCATCCCTGGGCTGACATGGACGAAGCGATTGAATTCGTGAAGAGCTTAGTCATGAACTAATTTTAGAAATGAAAAAGTTTTATAGTTAACAGAGCGTTATCATTTTTATCCAAATCTATTTAGAAGTTTGGATTTCCACTTTCGAGTATAAAATGTTTTATGCCTTTGAGAGCGGGAATCCACAACAGAACAATCCGCTTTCAACTCACTTAAAAGCCTCTCAATTCAATTGTTACTATTAATTCCACAAGGCCTATACCTGCCAATGGATGCAAAAGCAGGCCCTCAGATTGGGGGGAAATTTTTAATAAAAGTTCACTCCTAGACGAATCTTATGCAACAAGTTTTTTACATAAAATCAGATGGCAAAGGTTACGAACTAGTCACCGCATAATTCAGGTTGACATTGACCATCAATCGTATTTAATGGTTTTAAAATTTCTTCCATAAAAAATAAAACCCCGTATTTCATCAAGCGTTTCATCAATGAAGGAGAGAAGCTATGTTTGGTTTGAAAAGTAACTTCGTGCGACATGGAATACTTTGCATTGCTGTCATCTTTATTACAATGGCCGTTTTCTCCGCCCCGGCGGCGGGCAAGGAGACGGAATCCTATCCCGGCTGGACTTTCACTAAAAAGTTTCCCAAACCCCCTTGGTGGACCTGGGGAAAGGACTATGAGCCGTCCAAGCCGAAGCGGGGCGGATATTACCGCGGGGCCGCGGTCCGGTATATCGGGCTGATGAACCCCAATCACTGGCCGGTCAATGATTGGGTAACCATGACCTATATATATGAAATAGTCATTTATTCGGACGGGAACTACATGCCTTCGATTCCATGGTTGGTTGTGGACTGGGAGTTTCTGGATCCCCTCACCGCGGTCGTGAAATTGCGAAAGGGCGTGAAGTTTCACGACGGTTCGGATTTCAATGCTGAATCCTTCAAGTACCAGCTTGACTGGATTAAAAATAAAAAGAACGGCTGCTGGTCCAGAGCGTTGCTCAAGCCGCTCAAGTCGACGGAAGTGATTGACGCCTACACCCTTAATTTTCACTTTAAAAAACCGTGGGCCGGATTTTGGGGCATTCTCGCGAACGTGCCGGGTTATCCCATTTCGGCCAAAGCACTCAAAGCGGATTCCGCGCTCAGCGAACTGAAGTCGCTAGAGACAAAGGCGGTCAGGGCTCGTAAAAAAGCAGACACCCTGAAGAAAAAGGCGCAAGCTGGAACAGAAAAGGACAAAAAAGCCGCATTCGATGCGGAGAAAAAAGCGGCCGGATTGGAGCAAAAGGCCAGGGCCACGGCCAAGATAGCCGAGGGCGCCAAGAGTCTGGACGTCCACCCGGTCGGGTCCGGCATGTTCATGTTCGAGGAGGCCAGCCCTGGCAATTACGTGAAGCTGAAGAGAAATCCAAACTGGTGGCTTGGACCCAGCATCGGGCGTCCGGAAATGCCGTATTTCGACGGACTCATCACCACGGTTATTCCGGACCCGTCCGTCCGGCTGGCAAACTTGAGGGCCGGGAAGATTGACGGGATGGGGCTTGACAGGTCTCAGTACAACATAGTCAAAGGAGAATCCAAGCTGAAGATCTACGTATATCCTCAAAACCACGTCGCAGCCATGCGGTTCAATCTGGCAAAGGGCCCGTGCAAAGACATCCGGGTTCGCAAGGCCATCTCCCACGCCCTAGATCGCAAAGCCCTGGTCGAAGGCACCCAGTTCGGCCTGGGCCGGATCGCTTCCTGCATGTATCCGGATGACCACTGGACCCACAATCCGGAACTCAAACCGGTCAAGTATGATCCGGAGCTGTCCAGGAAACTTTTGGCCGAGGCCGGGTATCCTGATGGGCTGACAGTTAAAGGATACATGGGCAACGACACCAACTCCATGAACGTCGCCGAAGCCATCAAGAACATGCTGGCCCAGGTGGGCGTAACATGGAAGGTGGACCTGCTGGAACCGGCTGCCATATCAGATCGCATGAAGAATTTGGAGTATGATTTCGCCGCGGGCGGCTGGGGCTGGATCTTTGACCCGGACCATATGCCCACCGGGCTTTATATGCCGGAAGGCGGCTTTAATTTCGGAAGAAGCAACAACGAGAAGGC
Coding sequences:
- a CDS encoding ABC transporter substrate-binding protein, yielding MYKRNPLLGAGCLFIIASLLVFTGGGANLEAASPQVEGTFIFAEPNEYPVIDPQKKGYGGSSFIVYVFQTPVSPSGLDSHLLGVIAKSWETIDPLTWKFNLRKGIKFHNGDLLTAADVQFSAYRQMGKIDPKFRSTNTGLWKRLIKNVETPDDYTVIIHTNQPDASFLSIMRWLFIVPKNYIEKIGDDAFGKKPVGTGPFKITKRKIGESLTMEAHLDYWNQSPEPGSKGPAKVKTVILRSIPQEQTRMAALKTGEIHGTMIAPDSAAAVSENPDIRLFYTHKNAPRFIMFNWRPPRKSKRARKAKAPITEKPNPYMDIRVRRALNYALDVEAVIKNYLTGKEHKTTLVGRGGIGYNPNVPFYEYNPEKARKLLLEAGYPNGFKTKFYVSSDPQPYVEAMLQQWRDIGIQIQRVQVSGPVVKKKIIKKTLDGMVGWGAGFGGHDPAATWLQNCVSYKGTWAVHGKNEQVETLVKKQAAEFDQVKRGRIIDEIIQILWRDAWFVPLWESVHIQAIRAEWNYKQMPTQRIIYFSSLSKKR
- a CDS encoding carboxylesterase family protein codes for the protein MNDSESVFSKPIKIESGLITGFAAGENKAVYVFKGIPYAAPPVGDLRWREPQPVEAWEGVQAFTEFGFSCLQPEMPEPYGRDFGEQSEDCLYLNVWTGAKSQDAKLPVMVWIHGGGFYMGSATTDTYDGEVLARDGVVLVTINYRLGPFGFLAHPLLSKESEHKVSGNYGLLDQIAALKWVKNNIASFGGDPDRVTIFGESGGARSVCFLMVSPLAKGLFHRGIVQSGSLYRAIGHLTESRDGLPPMEEEGQRLAKKLGCKTLADFRKKPAIEILEAAEPKTAPLLSPPAPASTSDDNGLTAGPIIDGWVIPDDPVKLYRSGKQHDVPLIIGSNKDEASIFLRMFKSRAGGLARSVKFFFPKHHREVLPLYAEFGDNEFLAALNRFMTDAVWTRAARATARDMAQVKSKVYLYFFTHHRPTSLGQFGSFHGIDIRYAFGHDLEANIPFTEEDHILSKKMRTYWTRFAATGDPNGPDLANWPPYDKDTDQCLELGSEIRVLTHLRKEACDLFDRINEQRRSK